The proteins below come from a single Miscanthus floridulus cultivar M001 chromosome 1, ASM1932011v1, whole genome shotgun sequence genomic window:
- the LOC136542333 gene encoding probable nucleoredoxin 1-1: MAEAAPAAAGGGGIGDILATAERDFLTRNSGEQVKISGIEASPVAIYFSASWCPPCRRFTPKLIEVYKELASQGKSFEVVFASADQNEEGFNEYFAKMPWLAVPFSDTEGRAALDGQFKVSGIPHLVILDAKTGEVYTEDGVEFVSEYGVEAYPFTPDRINELKEQEKAEKDNQTIQSVLGTTTRDNLISNKGDKVPISELEGKYVGLCFVVDGYGPVVEFTNLLAKIYEKLKEVGEKFEAVAVSLDSEESAFNESFAKMPWLAIPQGDQKCEKLVRYFELRSLPTLVLIGPDGKTLNSNVADIIDEHGFEAWEGFPFSAEKLEILAEKAKAKAALQTLESLLISGDLDFVIGKGGAKVPVSELVGKTVLLYFSAKWCGPCRAFLPTLVKEYNKIKEKNSDFEIVFISSDRDQSSFDDFFSQMPWLAVPLEDERKASLKKTFKIRGIPSLVAIGPTGQTVSRDAKAQLMIHGADAFPFTEERLEELQKKLDEMAKGWPQKLKHELHDEHELVLLRRGTYDCDGCEEMGNTWSYRCDECDFDLHPKCALGEEKKGEEREGKSTEEAPAGYVCEGGVCRKV; encoded by the exons TGCAGGAGGTTCACGCCCAAGCTTATTGAAGTGTACAAAGAACTGGCCTCGCAGGGCAAGAGCTTCGAGGTCGTCTTTGCTTCGGCTGATCAGAATGAGGAAGGATTCAATGAATACTTTGCAAAGATGCCATGGTTGGCTGTCCCTTTTTCTGACACCGAAGGCCGTGCGGCCCTTGATGGCCAGTTCAAGGTCTCTGGTATCCCACACCTTGTCATCCTTGATGCAAAAACTGGTGAAGTTTACACTGAAGATGGTGTTGAATTTGTGAGTGAGTATGGCGTGGAGGCTTACCCTTTCACACCAGATAGGATCAATGAACTGAAGGAACAGGAAAAGGCAGAAAAGGATAATCAAACTATTCAAAGCGTGCTTGGCACAACTACTCGAGACAATCTCATTTCAAACAAGGGAGACAAG GTACCCATCTCTGAGCTTGAGGGGAAGTATGTTGGTCTGTGCTTTGTGGTGGATGGCTATGGACCAGTCGTTGAATTCACTAATTTGCTTGCTAAGATCTATGAGAAACTCAAAGAAGTGGGGGAGAAATTTGAAGCTGTAGCTGTATCCTTGGACAGTGAAGAGTCAGCATTTAATGAGAGTTTTGCAAAGATGCCTTGGCTTGCAATTCCTCAAGGTGACCAGAAGTGTGAGAAGCTGGTTCGTTACTTTGAGCTTAGGTCTCTTCCTACACTGGTTCTGATTGGCCCTGATGGGAAGACACTGAACAGCAATGTTGCGGACATAATTGATGAGCATGGTTTTGAGGCATGGGAGGGCTTTCCCTTCAGTGCTGAGAAGCTGGAAATTCTTGCTGAGAAGGCAAAGGCTAAAGCTGCATTACAGACCTTGGAGTCCCTTCTAATCAGTGGTGATTTGGACTTTGTCATTGGAAAAGGTGGTGCAAAG GTTCCTGTATCAGAACTTGTTGGGAAGACCGTCCTTCTTTACTTCTCAGCAAAATGGTGTGGACCATGCCGTGCCTTCCTGCCCACACTTGTCAAGGAATACAACAAGATCAAAGAGAAGAACAGTGATTTTGAGATCGTCTTCATCTCCAGTGACAGGGATCAGAGCTCATTCGATGATTTTTTCTCTCAAATGCCATGGCTTGCTGTACCCTTGGAAGATGAAAGGAAGGCATCCCTGAAGAAGACCTTCAAGATCCGTGGGATCCCTTCACTTGTCGCCATCGGTCCTACTGGGCAGACAGTCAGCAGGGACGCAAAGGCCCAGCTGATGATCCACGGTGCTGATGCTTTCCCATTCACCGAGGAGAGGCTTGAGGAGCTGCAGAAGAAGCTGGATGAGATGGCAAAGGGGTGGCCTCAGAAGCTGAAGCATGAGCTGCATGACGAGCACGAACTTGTCCTGTTGCGCCGTGGTACGTACGACTGCGATGGGTGTGAAGAGATGGGCAACACATGGTCCTACAGGTGCGATGAGTGTGACTTTGATCTGCACCCCAAGTGCGCTTTGGGGGAGGAAAAGAAGGGCGAAGAGAGGGAAGGCAAGTCCACTGAGGAAGCCCCTGCTGGGTATGTGTGCGAGGGAGGCGTGTGCAGGAAGGTCTAG